CCGTCGCGCCCCAGGCGATGATCTCGGCTTCGAGAACCGCGACCGAGATGCCTTTTCCGGCGGCGTGCAGGGCGGTCGAAAGGCCGGAAAAACCACCGCCGACAATGGCGAGGTCGACGTCGATCTCGCCATGCAGGGCAGGCCGCTCGCGGGGGCTGCGGCTGATGGCGTGCCAGAGCGAGGCGCCATGCGCCTCCTGCCGGACCACGGCATTCATGAGTTGGAACTGCTCTTGGCCGCGGCCAGCTTCGCCCGCTTGCCGAAACGTGGCCGTCGTGGCCTGTCGCCGAACAGCCCGTTCGGCCGGACCAGCAGGATGACGCAAAGCATGACGCCGATGGCGACGATCTGCAGCGAGGCGGCGCGCGCCTGCTGCTCCGGCGGGAACAGCACGCTGGTCAGCGTGCCCGACCCGGCCCAGATCGCCCAGACCAGGATGCTGCCGATGACGGCGCCGAGATTGCTGCCCGAGCCGCCGACGATCAGCATCACCCAGACCTGGAAGGTCAGGATCGGCAGATAATTGTCCGGCGCGATGAAGCCGGTGAAATGCGCCTGCAGCGCGCCGGCCAGCGCCATGATGGCGCCGCCGACGGCAAAGGCCTGGACGCGGTAGAAGCGCGCGCTCTTGCCGAGCGAAATCGCCGCTCGTTCGTCCTCCCGCAGCGCCTTGAGCACGCGGCCCCACGGGCTGCGTGACAGATGCTCCAGGGCGAGATAGGCGATCAGCGTGACAGCCGAGACGACGGCAAGGTTGGACAGGTTGAACAGCAGCGGCGTTTCGGCGAGGCTGCCGAAGGGACGCGGGACGAAACCGATGCCGAACGGCCCGCCGGTCAGCTTCTGTGCGTTGAGCGCGACCAGTTGTACGACCACCGCGACGCCGAACGTGGTGATCGCCAGGTAGTCCGACCTGAGGCGCAGCGTGGCCACGCCGGTCAGCGCCGCGGCAAGGCCGCCGACGATCATGGCGCCCAGCCAGCCGACGAGGATAGGCAGGCCGAAGCCGCCCAGTCTTGCGGCGTCATCTGGCGTGGTCAGCAGTGCGGACGTATAGGCGCCGATGGCGACGAAGCCGGCGAGGCCGACATTGAACAGGCCGGTCAGCCCCCATTGCAGATTGAGCCCCAGCGTGACCAGCGAGAAGATCAGCGCGGTTGTCAGGAAGAAGGCCCCGTAGCCGACGAGATCGATCATCTTTCCCTCACGCCAAAGAGGCCGATCGGCCGCACGAACAGCACCGCCATCAGGATCATGAAGGAGACGGCGGCGCGCCATTCGGCGCCGATCAATTGCACCGCGCCGGCTTCGGCGAGCCCGATGATCAGGCCGCCAAGCACCGCACCCGGGATGCTGCCGATACCGCCGAGGATGGCGGCGGCGAACATCGGCAGCAGCATGTCGAAGCCCATGAACGGGCGGATCTGCACCAGAATGCCGATCATCACGCCGGCCACGCAGGCCAATGCGCCGCCGACGATCCAGGTGACGCGCACCACCTTGGCGACATCGATGCCGACGATGCGCGCCAATGCCGCGTTCTGGCTCAAGGCCTGCATCGAGCGGCCGGTCTGCGTGCGCGTCATCAACAGATGCACGCCGAGCACGAGGATAGCGGTCAGCAGCAGCAAGGCGATCTGGTCGGGCGTGATGCGGATGCCGAAGCCAACCGGCATGGCGATCTGGATGGCCCGGCTGAAATAGGTCGGCCGCGAGGTGAAGGTGAATTCGAGCAGGCTCCGCAGTGCCATGGAGGCGCCGAAACTCGCCATCACAACGATGATCGCCTGGCCTTGAGAGCGCAGCCGCGAAAACAGCACCTTGTCGAGCAGCAGCGCCAGCAGCGCGGTGAATGCCATGCCAATGATCAGCGCAACGATGAGCGGCCAGCCGAAGGACAGCGGCGCGATCGGCGCCACCTTGCCGAATGTCGCGCCGATGGCGCTGACCACGGCCAGTGTCGCATAGGTCCCCCAGGCCATGAAGTCGCCATGGGCGAAGTTGGAGAAACGCAGGATCGAATAGGTGAGCGTCACGCCGATGGCGCCGAGGCCGATCATCGAGCCGGTCAGCAATCCGTCGACGATGAACTGCAGGCTCATGTCGCGTCTCCCTTTCCGGCCTGTGACGTCTTTTCCGTCTTGAGCGGGCGCTGGCCGAGATAGAGTTCGGCGACGACCGGGTCGTTCCACAATTCGGAGGCGACGCCCTCGTGGCGGTCCTTGCCCTCGACCAGCACATAGGCGCGGTCGCCGATGGCAAGGGCTGCCTTGGCGTTCTGTTCGACCAGCAGGATGGTGACGCCGGACTTGCGGATGCCGGCCAGCATTTCGAACACCATGGAGACGAATTTCGGTGACAGGCCGGCGGACGGTTCGTCCAGCACCAGCACCTTGGGGTGGACGATCAGCGCCCGCGCGACGGCCAGCATCTGCCGTTGGCCTCCCGACAGATTGCCGGCGGCCGTGCGGCGCTGGCGGACGAGGTCTGGGAAGGCAGCATACATTTCCTCGATGCGGGCAGGGATCTCGCGACGTTCGAGGATGCCGCAGGCGACCCTGAGATTGTCCTCGACCGACATCAGCGGAAAGATGTTCTCGGTCTGCGGCACGAAGGCGAGGCCAAGCCGCACCATGGTATGGGCAGGTGCTGCGGTGATGTCCTTGCCGTCCAGCAACACCGTGCCGCCGGTTATCGGGACGAGGCCGGCGATCGCCTTGATGAAGCTCGACTTGCCGGCGCCATTGGGGCCGAGGACGACGACGATCTCCCCCTTGCTCACGGTGATCGAAGCGCCGCGCACGATCGGCACGCCGGGTTCGTAGCCGGCTTCGAGATTACGGACATCGAGGACAGTCTCGCTCACGCCGCGCCTCCGAGGTAGGCCTCGATGACGCGCGGATCGCGGGCGACTTCTTCCGCCGTGCCTTCGCTGAGCAACTGGCCGCTCGCCATGACGAGGACGCGATGGCAGAGCCGCGTCACCATGTCGATGTTGTGCTCGATCAAGAGGAAGGTGATGCCGCGCGCATTGATGTCGCGGATGCGGTCGATGATGACTTCCAGAAGCGTCGCGTTGACGCCGGCCGCCGGTTCATCGAGCAGGATGATCGCCGGGTCGGCCATCATGACGCGGGCGAGTTCGAGCAGCTTGCGCTGGCCGCCCGAGAGCACGCGCGCCGGCTGATGGGCGAGGTGGGTGAGGGTG
The genomic region above belongs to Mesorhizobium sp. B4-1-4 and contains:
- a CDS encoding branched-chain amino acid ABC transporter permease — translated: MSLQFIVDGLLTGSMIGLGAIGVTLTYSILRFSNFAHGDFMAWGTYATLAVVSAIGATFGKVAPIAPLSFGWPLIVALIIGMAFTALLALLLDKVLFSRLRSQGQAIIVVMASFGASMALRSLLEFTFTSRPTYFSRAIQIAMPVGFGIRITPDQIALLLLTAILVLGVHLLMTRTQTGRSMQALSQNAALARIVGIDVAKVVRVTWIVGGALACVAGVMIGILVQIRPFMGFDMLLPMFAAAILGGIGSIPGAVLGGLIIGLAEAGAVQLIGAEWRAAVSFMILMAVLFVRPIGLFGVRER
- a CDS encoding ABC transporter ATP-binding protein — encoded protein: MSETVLDVRNLEAGYEPGVPIVRGASITVSKGEIVVVLGPNGAGKSSFIKAIAGLVPITGGTVLLDGKDITAAPAHTMVRLGLAFVPQTENIFPLMSVEDNLRVACGILERREIPARIEEMYAAFPDLVRQRRTAAGNLSGGQRQMLAVARALIVHPKVLVLDEPSAGLSPKFVSMVFEMLAGIRKSGVTILLVEQNAKAALAIGDRAYVLVEGKDRHEGVASELWNDPVVAELYLGQRPLKTEKTSQAGKGDAT
- a CDS encoding branched-chain amino acid ABC transporter permease, with product MIDLVGYGAFFLTTALIFSLVTLGLNLQWGLTGLFNVGLAGFVAIGAYTSALLTTPDDAARLGGFGLPILVGWLGAMIVGGLAAALTGVATLRLRSDYLAITTFGVAVVVQLVALNAQKLTGGPFGIGFVPRPFGSLAETPLLFNLSNLAVVSAVTLIAYLALEHLSRSPWGRVLKALREDERAAISLGKSARFYRVQAFAVGGAIMALAGALQAHFTGFIAPDNYLPILTFQVWVMLIVGGSGSNLGAVIGSILVWAIWAGSGTLTSVLFPPEQQARAASLQIVAIGVMLCVILLVRPNGLFGDRPRRPRFGKRAKLAAAKSSSNS